In Streptomyces sclerotialus, the DNA window ACGAGGACCTGGACCGGCACGGCCGGGTGCTGGAGATCCTCTCCGAACACACCTGCCAGGGCTGGCTGGAGGGCTACCTCCTCACCGGCCGGCACGGCCTCTTCTCCTGCTACGAAGCGTTCGTGCACATCGTCGACTCGATGGTCAACCAGCACATCAAGTGGCTGAAGGTCACCCGCGACCTGGAGTGGCGGCACCCCATCCCGTCGCTCAACTACCTGCTCAGCTCGCACGTCTGGCGCCAGGACCACAACGGCTTCTCGCACCAGGACCCGGGCTTCGTGGACCACGTGCTCAACAAGTACCCGCCGGCCGTACGGGTCTACCTGCCGCCGGACACCAACACCCTGCTCTCCGTGGCCGATCACGCGCTGCGCAGCCGGGACTACGTCAACGTCATCGTGGCGGGCAAGCAGCCCACCTTCGACTGGCTGGACATGGACCAGGCCATCGCGCACTGCGCGCGGGGCGCGGGCGTCTGGGACTGGGCGGGCACCGAGCGCGACGGCGACGAGCCGGACGTGGTGCTGGCCTGCGCCGGCGACGTGCCGACCCAGGAGGTGCTGGCCGCTGCGGCGCTGCTCCGCGAGCACCTGCCCGACCTGGCCGTACGGGTGGTCAACGTCGTGGACATCGCGCGGCTGCTGCCCAGCGAGGACCATCCGCACGGCATGAAGGACGCCGAGTACGACGCGCTGTTCACCCCCGACAAGCCGGTGATCTTCGCGTACCACGGCTACCCGTGGCTGATCCACCGGCTGGCCTACCGCCGTACCGGCCACGCCCACCTGCACGTCCGCGGCTACAAGGAGCGGGGCACCACGACCACCCCGTTCGACATGGTGGTCATCAACGACCTGGACCGGTACCGGCTGGTCATGGACGTCATCGACCGGGTGCCGGGGCTCGCCGTGCGGGCCACGGCGCTGCGCCAGGAGATGCAGGACGCGCGCACCCGGCACCATGCGTACATCCGCGAGCGCGGGACGGACATGCCGGAGGTCGCGGACTGGAAGTGGCCCTACTAGGGCGCTGTCACACGCTCTCCCGTAGCGGCTGCCCGCTCGATCCCGGCGAGCAGCCGCTGCCTGCGGGCGGCATGCGCGAAGTCCGGTACGGCGGCGGTGCCTTCGGTGAGGTCGGCGAGGATCTCGGCGTACTGGGCGCCGACGTTGTACGGGGTACGGTCCAGCACGTCACCGAGCGCCGGGGTGTCGTAGTAGCGGGCCGGTACGGGCAGTTCGGCCAGGCGGGCGGTGTCGCCACGGGCGCCGCGCACCGTGAGCACGGCCTGCTGGAGGTGGCCGGAGTCGCCCGTGACGACCAGGTCGCCGTCCGTCCCGTTGATCTCCCAGTGGAAGTCGGTGCCGCGCGACAGCCCGCCGCGGAAGTGCACAGACGCCACCGCGCCTGAGGTGAGCTGCCCGCTCACCGCGATCTGGTCCGCCGCGGTCATCGGCGCGGGACGCCCCGTGCCCTCCTCGTGCACGGTCCGGCGCCGGGTCGCGGTCACCGCCGACAGCCCGGTGAACTCGCCCAGCACCATGGCGAACGCGTCGATGGTGTGTCCGAAGGGGACGGTCAGCATGGTGGCCCCGTTCGCCCGGTCCAGGACGTACTCCACACCCGGCCGGTACTCAGCGCCCCAGCCGCGTCCCGAGGCCACCAGGCTGGTCGAGAGCACCTCCCCCACGTACCCGTCGGCGACCAGGTCACGGAGGTACCGGACCGCGGGCGAGGTGCGCGCCTGCAGCCCGGTGAAGGTCCGCACGCCCGCGGCCGCCGCGGCCGCCGCCAGTTCCTCCGCCTCCGCCACACCGTTGCCCAGCGGCCATTCGCACAGCACGGCCTTGCCGGCCCGGACCGCGGCCAGTACGGCCTCGC includes these proteins:
- a CDS encoding Gfo/Idh/MocA family protein, with the protein product MTNPTAPVRVGIIGLSARGGWAAQAHLPALRRLPGFEVRALSASSAASARAAGEKYGVPLAFGSAEELVRSDEVDLVVVSVKVPLHREAVLAAVRAGKAVLCEWPLGNGVAEAEELAAAAAAAGVRTFTGLQARTSPAVRYLRDLVADGYVGEVLSTSLVASGRGWGAEYRPGVEYVLDRANGATMLTVPFGHTIDAFAMVLGEFTGLSAVTATRRRTVHEEGTGRPAPMTAADQIAVSGQLTSGAVASVHFRGGLSRGTDFHWEINGTDGDLVVTGDSGHLQQAVLTVRGARGDTARLAELPVPARYYDTPALGDVLDRTPYNVGAQYAEILADLTEGTAAVPDFAHAARRQRLLAGIERAAATGERVTAP